AAGTGGGTTAGGGCTTTTGGTTTGTGCTGTTTGGGGAAAAGGGTAGTTTTCGAATGGCTTAACGCATAGGGCCTTATTGTATAGAGCATGAGAATATTAAATGCCATACCTGCTCATGTGCATATTTGAAGTCGTCCATCTTTAGGGGACGGATGTCCATACCACTGTACAATGAAGGTAAAGGTCTGTTTTCAGCCACAGCTAAGGTTCTCTCCTGCAAATGTGTAAAAGAGTTTGGTTGTCAGCTTCTATAAATTTCACCAAACCACTGAAGCCAGAGGTCAATGAGTACTTAACAAATAAGCACAAAATTCCCTTATTGTCACATAAAGTTCCATTATGAGTTGGTTTTTACATGTACTAACTCATCCGGTCAATCAACCCTAACTTAACTCTTACTACataaatatttcataaaaaaatgaatttcattgCTCTTCCATGTGGACTACCCGGtatcatgttcaccaatttcgacATTGTGACAAATCAATCGCTCATGCATCTGTGGTCATGCATTTTTTACCTCTGCAAATGCATATGGGACTGGCTGACTTGCGAGTTACACAGAAGCAGAGAAAGTAAGTTCCTTGTGGCTTAGGCAAACTTTAAGCCTTGACTAATATACTGGTCGATCCAAATAACCTTTCTGATGTTCTGGGAACAGTAAAGTTGCCTCATATGTCTGGAAGACCTCAAAGTATTGCAAGTTTTGGGTGGGAAAGGGAAGACTCTTGTTTCATGCAGCAATATTAGCTTGTGTCTAATCTATTTGGCAGAAAGAACAATACGAAGTTCTCTGAAAAAAGCCTCAAAAACTTCCAAAGAGTGTTGATTAACATGCAATGAAGAACTCAGAAAGCTACTACTCGTAATTGTAAAGTGATATATTCTTACCCGGATGCATTATCTTCCTCAACTTGCATTTAATAACTACAGTTTGTTCTTCCGACACAAAACATAaatttccattttgtttttcctacaAAGTCGACTGAAGCAAACTTCATATAGATTTTCTAATAGCAATGTCATGACTTATCTAATTATTAAATTGCCTACTGCCATGTCATATCTAGGTCGATCTCTTGATGAATCTCATTGAGACCAGCACCTGAACTCATCAGAGGTGTGATCGGCAAATCTAATACATTTTTCATGCTGGGCTTCCATTGACAATGTGAAAGAACCTTATTGCTGTTCTAAGACTTATAGCTAATTTACTCTTCTTTAAATACAAAAAGATAAGCTACCGGGTTGACAGACACATATGTTGCATGGTTATTACACAGAGAGAATACTATTCTAGAAATGCCCAGAACCATTTCTCAGGCGGTGAAAATCTACCCTAAAAGCTGATGACTCAAAAATACAAGAGGCAAAAGTGAGCATAGCcatttcaaaatggaaaaatataaaaaataaaaaataaaaaatcacatccAGTGATGCAGGAGTAGATGTTACATAGGTGCTGCGTGATGAATCAAGTTCTGGCATTCATAAATTAACAGGACTATGTACTTGGAACCACCCTAAAGCATCATCCAAGGTCGGCTCTCGAAGTATatcttgaacatttttattatttctaatgtaaaataattattaccaacgagaaataaaagagaacgCGTGCTCTTTTTTGGCTTATATGTCAGTCATCACCTTCTGAGTATTTAGTGCAGTCAATCGACAGAAATGttgacaaattcaacaaaattatttcatacaCATAATCAACTGACTCAGAAGGAATGTAAATCAACAATAAGGGACCATTATGTATGCTAaccttcttttccttatccaaaatttctctGATGGGACAATGCGCAGCGCTCACACAAAGATTCTGCAACCAGGGAATGAAATAGATGCCTAAGTTTCTCCATTCACTCAGTTCTAAAATTCAAAGCCCACACAACAGCTGCATGGCTGAACTAGGAAATTTAACCTTTAGATCACTTCCAGAATACCCTTCTGTCATTTTTGCAACTGCTTCAAAGTCAATGTCAGAGCCCAATTCTTCTTTGGCTAATATGACCTTAAGAATTCTTTCTCTGTTCAAAGCATCTGGCAAGTTAACCATCAACCTGCAAATAACATTTGCATTTCAACTCATTTAATAGAGTCACTAAAAAATAATActtgagaaatattttctaTCATTCTTACCTCCTAGGAAACCTCCTGATAACAGCCTCATCAAGATCGAACGGCCTATTAGTAGCACCAAGTACCAAGACCCTCTCTTTATCCTTCGTGCGTAGACCATCCCAGTTAAccataaattcatttttcattttccgcATAGCCTCATGCTCTCCTGGATTTTCCCTTCTTCCTAGCATGCTATCAACCTGAAAAAACATAGTGGGAAAACTGATTTGAGCAACAATATACTCATTCACAGCATGGACTTTCTAAGTAGAAGCACAAAGAACCAACAAGGATTAGATTATAACAAATTTAGAGACACGGCCAACCTCATCAACAAAAATAACACTAGGGGCAATTTTACTGGCCAGAGAGAAAACTGCCTTCACATACTTCTCTCCTTCACCAAACCACTGCAAATACATAAGTATGATTAAAAATCAGTTTCAAAGCAATGCAACCATTATATTCCCCAAAGTTCATAGCTTCAAGAGAAATAACCTTTGAAGTGATGCTTGACATTGATATATTGATGAAGTTTGCGCCTGCCTCAGTCGCCACAGCTTTTGCAAGCATGGTTTTTCCTGTACCAGGAGGCCCAAATAGCAGTATTCCCTTGCATGGCTGAAAATTAGGCAACCACATTCAGATACATAAATATTAATATACATGCTTGACGAAGTTGTGTCAAGAACAGAACAGACTTAtgtcaaaaagaaattaaaaaaggagaTAAAACAGGGAGGAACCACACCTTTGTTAGCTGCCCTTTACTAAACAATTCAGGCCTTTGAAGAGGAAGCATCACCAACTCCTTCAAAGTATCCTTCACATTTTCTAGGGCCCcaatatcatcaaaagaaaCACCAATGTCGGTGGGTGGAATAACATCCGTAAGAAGCTTCTTTTCAAACTCGTTCTCAGTGACAACATCCTGGCATTCTTCAAGTTAAAATCAGAGCATccaatagagagaaaaaaaaaaaacatgtggCAATCGCATATACAACAATTTATAGGCTCCATCAGCAACAACAAGAAGGTACTCATGAGCCAACCAGATCAAGAGTCAGTCTCCTACCTTCAGAGATTTCTTTGAGCCCTTGTTTTCATTATGTATACCCTGAAAGATATTGATCCCATACCTAATGCTGTAGTGCACATAACACAAAAACAAGGAGGAAGTTATAAGAGTATTCCCAGTGAATTCTTCTGAGTTCTACTTTAGTTTCAGACGAATTGATTTAAAAAGTGCAAACCTTTCACTAGAAAGCACGAGTTTAGCATCTTTGACAGGTGCTTCAGAAGAACACATAAAATGGTGACTTAGGGCCCATCCAACTATTTTCTCCACACCTAGCTCACAAACAACAATTGTATCATATAACAAAAAAGAGCGATACAACAGAAAGTACAGCACAATTAAGCTCAATATACTAACTTTCACTTGTAAGTGTTTGATCATTAATGCACACAGTTTCAATGTCAGGGCAGTCCATCCCACTTCGATTCAGGACCTGTAGatcatcaaaataaatcatGTACTGGTAAGAAGGAATTTCAAATTCTAGGTAAATCATATAATCTTGGCACCTGACCccagagagatggagagaaatAGAAAGGGGAGTTGCAATCAGAAACAGGCAAGCAAGTTGCATGACAAATTAAAACGAATCAAATAGGAAGGTTACAATAATAAGATTAGAATGAGGAGTAACTCTTTATAATAAACAGAAACCCATCATATCCTAAGAAATGAAAGTGGAGGATGATTTAAGCTTAAGGTTGTCTCCAAGATAAAAGAGAATCACAAATGGAACGCCCAAAAACTGTCCCTTCAGACACTCCCATTAATATGCCAAAACGATACTTACCAAACGAACGCTAGCAATGTTGGATTGTGCTCTCATCGTTTCAACATCTCGTTCCAATTGTTGCTTCCAGTCCAAGAGTAAAACTTCGTCCTGCAAAGGCCCATAGATAACATTACCAATAAGAAGCTAGGGAGGATATAACCACAATAAGGTCTATAGAGATCTATACCTGAGGTAACTGGATTGACACCTTATTTGGGAAAAGTCGAGCAAGTTGCTTCATCGTTTTGGGGCTTTCCTTGCCCCTCTCATGCAGCCTGCCAAAACTATCCTGAAATAGAACTAAAACTCAGTACCCTACTCTAAGTTTGGATATAATATGGACACCAATCCAGCACTTAAGTTAACAAGCACAACAGAAATGAACTTTAAATACAGCCAAGCTTCTTAgtctttttttgccattttccgTATTCTTCATTATGTTTAGTCTTATATGAATGGTCGTTCCTTCAGAAGAAGGATAACTGTCAATTCAAGGTTAACCTCCTCTTAGTGATAACATCACAAGATAATTAACTTCTACTTGCTCATCCTCCTTcccctctttccttcaaacctACACCTCATAAAATTCCATttccttgttctttttcctgttgCTAAAAGAAGAATCTTTTAATAGTGGATGACAGAGGAAGGTTGTTTTGCTGATTTTTAACATATAGGTCTTCATCATTTAAGGAAATATTATAGGTCTTCATCATTTAAGGAAATATTGGACATTCTGTGCAAAGAAGACAATTATCAGCTAGGACTTAGAGAACAATAACAGCATTGTGGTCCACAATGTTTGGGCACTCTTAAAAAAGTAGAGGCTATTACAATCAACTATGTATCATTTCTGCTAATCACCAACCCCCACTCCCATCAATAGTATCTCATATTAGACAGAGTAGTCTGAAAGATTTAGTGATCGTCACTTAAATTTGACATTTAGTGACTTTGCTATGTGGCGTGCGTGAAATTTATGCAATCTAAACAATCCGCATAAAATTATAGAATAGAACAAAGCCTAAGATCAAAAGGTTAAAACCATTTATTATGAtgtcaaattctaaatataagatcttaaaagaagaaatttaaaacaacctaaattaatcaaaatttaaaaccattaaataataaatatagtAAAAACAACctaaattaaaacaataaaagaatattGACCATCCTCAtagtttggaaaattttaacACAACTATAGAGTTTGCAACAACCACACTAACCAATCATAAAGATGATAGAAAAcaattctcaaaaaataaatacatgattcaaattttgaagagaATAAATTATATTCATATAGTTTGAAAACCTCTCATAATTTTCTATTTGAAATATTGCAAATATAGCGTAGTAAAATAAAGTTCAAAAACTAATAATACTATTTAGCAATTGAGAGAAAGAGCCATCCTCATGAATCCTTGGAACACCAAGAAATAACAAAACCACATTGATCTATTTGCATATATGAATCATAGAGGTAAAAACTTTGTTTGCTTACAATTTTTGGAACATTTATGCAAACTTAAGCTGTAAGGCTCACTTTGATCTAAcagcatttatttaatttagccTAATAATAATCTCATGCATCAGTTTCCATGCTAGTTTAGGTAAATTCAAACCAGTAATCTTCTGCAACTACTAAAGATACATTTTAGATTGTCGGCTGCAAGTGTTCTTAGAACAATATTATGCggaaaatgacaatttttgAAGTCAGCCAACCCCAAGATCTGGACTCAGGGGAATATTCATGAGTACACGGCACATGTTGGCAAAACAGGCGAAGTCTCTCCACatacttcttttgctgttggaTAAGCAATTTCCTTATGGGCACAACTGGTATTCTTACTGGATACACCTTAAAATTTTCAGATTCAGCACTTGCTCATGCTTGGCATATACAGAGATGATACACAGAGGCCTAAATCTTGCACAAAGTTGTTGATGGCAAAAAGACTCCAGTTTAGATGATGGGCATGTCCGAGTTCCACTTCCCACAGAATGTGGATGTTACTGTGGTAGATGCTACTAAGGGTAACAGGATAGTGGATCATTTACCTTTGAGTCGTTCCAAAGTTTTATTCCCACCCCAATTCGTATACTAAGCAGGATATCCCAACGACAATAATTTAAAAGATGGGACTCAAACAAAGATCTCTTTTCAATTCTAGAACAGCATTAACAATTGTAAAACGATAGTGGTTCATTCACTTTTAAGTCATTCTAAAGTTTTGGTCTCTACCCAATTGGTATAGCAAGCACTAAGCAGGATTTGCAAGGAAGATAATTTGAATGATGGAACTTGAATGAAGGTCTATTTTCACTTCCAAAGCAGTATTGAAGTTGCCATCTGAATAATCTAAAGAAGGGACGATGACATTTGTCAAACAAATATAGCCTGTGCAAACAAATCACTAAACCTGTTGATCACCTTCTGTTTGCATTCCGGCCAGGCAACCATTCTATGGATATTTATTAAATCTATGATGGAACTCTGGAGTCATAGCTAAAGGTGCATAGGATACAACCTAGTTAGGTTTATACACTGGACAAATGGTGAGGACCACTCTCATAATTGAGTATGTCATGCTAACTACATTTATGTTAACTGTAAAAATGTTGTCCAACACCCTTAAAATAACATAAGCCTATATAAACCAACATAAacggaaaaaataaaagcagaGCAAATCCAAATAACATTCAGAATATGACAACAAAGCAACAAACTTTGAATGACTTGTGTACCGGGAACGCCAGGTCTAACAAAGCAGTGGGATTGCCTGCAAACTTTGTGAACAGAAGCCCACCGGAATGGgactgaaaatgaaaatgccatATTATTAATAATGTGGCCCGTGAAGCCAGAGAGATATCTGAGAGTGAAAACAGGAGATGGAAAAGGTCGGATGCTTACCTTTTCCTTGCGGCTGTCCAATTGAATATGAGAGCCGATAACGACTACATTCCCTGGCAGATTTTCAAGCTTGGCTCTAAACACTTGACCTGCATCTGGGCTAGCCACTACGGCCTTCTCCACATCTTTCACGAATATCACCAAAGGACAACTTTTACTTGCACTCAAGGCGACCTTCAAATTTAAGCACATCAAAATAGAAGCAACATTATGACAGCACAAAGAAATGCAAGCTTCTAGAGCAACCTCCAGGCTTACCTCAAAAATTTCATCAATGGCCAGGCTGTCAGTTTCTTCCCCTCCAGAACTTTCTAACCTAAGTGAATTGGCTGTTGAGAATTCACATTGCAGAAATGAGTGCTAGGACCATCCACAAAAGCCAAAATCcacaaaaccaagaaaaattaCCAGAGCAGAAGAAACCGTGGTCCTTTTCACAATGCTCACCGAGGTTATTGCCTTCAAGAATTGGCTTATCAAATCTCACTCCAACTTTTGCtgcatcattttcattttcttcaaatgcAAGAACTACTTTACCTCGATAACCATCAGATGGACCCCTGGCCAGccaaaaataacataaaaattcaGGGAAAGTTGATAATAAATTTCCTAAAATTAAATGAAACCCCAATGAAGTAATGAAGAATTCCCCTCAGAACCCTTCTCAACCAAGAtctattatttttcaaagaataCAATAGGTTGGATCATTCAGAAATAGCACCATGTCTCCATCTGAATAAAATGACTCAAGTCTTGATTATTCAATAATTAAGTTGAGCCTTGAGCTAATAAAATACATACGTATTCCCACCATAAGTAGCCATATGTAGCTGGCACAAAGCACCAGCATATCAATGGCCTAGACAATTAAAGTTATCATTCCTCAACATaaactgaaaaagaaaggaacagCATATCCATAGAAACTTCTGAGCATATATCTCCTCAACTACTCATCTTCCTATTGCCAAAGGATTGTTAATCAATGCCTCATGATTAAATGAACCCCATCTACTTTAACCAGTTCATGTCATAATAAATAACTTAACATAAATAATCTTCACCATTTATAGACTGAAGCATTGTATTCCAGAAGCTGTCACCACTGGATGAAAGCTCAAGAGACAGCAATATCCAATCATGGTACCAACAGAACTTATAGAGTCTAACACCCCCCAGGCCTTCCTTTCTTTCCTAATCAGGTGAGATAAAAATATCATGGAGAAGGTACCTCAACGGCTGCAAAGAAGAGAGCCCAGCAGAACCCACAAATCTCACTCTATCCCCTGCATATAATTAgttaaaagtcattttccatcTACTAATACATGATGAAAACTCAAATAAGCATTATTAATATGAACTATATGCAAAGGATGAAGActggacaagaaaataaataacaagCATCTGCACAGCAAGCAACACCCCCCCGAAACCAAAACATGCCTTTCTTGAACTTATAGGTTTTCGATGTTGCAGTGGACACTTCCTGCTTTGTCTGAGCGCGTGAACCAACAATAGATCCACCGGTAATATCAGCCTCGACACTTGAGGTTGGTTTTCTATGATGTACTGCAGAAGACTGTCCAGCCCGCTTGGCATGAACGGATGTTTTTTCAGACTTCACACATTCTTTCAGTGAATCAACATCTTTAGGCATTAAATCCTGGAAAATTGGCATTTCTCTGTCAGAAGACTATGTAAGTGCGTCATTAAAATATGACTGGGAAAGGATGGAAGACGAACCAACCCAACCTTCTACAACCAACAAAAAGAGAATCAATTCTTAATAAGCAAATGACCAAGACAAATTGGGAGAAGCTTACACCAGGCAAGAGCAGAGAATCGACAATCAGTAGTCTAGCACCAAAATGCTTAGCAAGCGCTTTTGTCAGCGTTTCTTGATATATTTCTGAGCCTACAACCAGCCAATTGATGAACAGTTTTAGACCAGGACCATAAAACTTGATGTTATGAATTACACAAGAGGGCAAGACTTACCGGCAGGACCCGACAACAATATACGGGGGCATAAAGTTGGAAGGTCCTTAGAATATTTCACGAATTCACTGCGCTTCAACCGTAAATAAGTAGAAGCAATCAAAACATTCTTTGTTGTGTCACTGCAAGCCCAAACACGAGCACTGAATCTCAAAGGTCTTCGAAAGTAATTGAGGGAATTTAAAATATAGCAAAGTCTTTCCAATATCAGGGGAAGGGAATGCTCCACAAAATTTGTAAAGGTCCAATTACTAACTACAGTAACATGATCAGAAAGGTAAGAACGACAAATACATTTATGAGATACTAGTCAAATGTTACAAGTACCACCAACATAGGAAATGCTTGAAATTAAACGAGTCATACCTCAAGTAATATGGGAAATTCTCAAAAGAGACTTCAATATTATCAGAATCACTTATGGCTTGTTCTAGACTTTCTCTAAATGCCTTCCGCCAATCTGTTCTTGAATCAGATGACATATCGTTATTTTTTAGAAGTGAAGCATCGCTATTTCTGAgtaattttcttcttatttcacATCGATCTTCcacaattttggacaaaatgtCAAAGTTGGGGGGGCTTCCAATCATTTGCCACAATGGCCTTAATTCACAGGCTGCCCCAGGTACCTTTTCATCCCCAGGAGCCCTACTATCAAAGCCAGCACCATctaaatttgcattttcatcATTGCATTCAGCAGAtggagaaacacttttttcccTTGTGGAAACATCTCTCGCATCGTCGTTATTAGAACTATCCCTTATTtcaacttctccattttgattATCTGATGTATCACATACAGACGGGACAATGGGAATTCCCGTATTGCATTGCACGTCTGGACTACTTTTGCCAGGAGGTGGAAGGAGGGACAAGTCTTCTTGTAAATCAGTCAAGGATAACATTGATGCTCCTGAAACAGCTGAGGGGCCCTCAGATCTTGACTCAATATGTAATTCCTTCATCGAAGCACCTTGAGCTTCCAAAATACATTCTGAAGGAATGCCTACATCGGCTACATTATCATCAAATGGCTGAAATACCTAAGAATGCATTAAGGAACACATCTGGCagagaaaaacccaaaaaagaataatagtAGAGCGAAAAAGTTGTAGCATTTACAGATATCTTTCGTCCACTaacatttctttcctttatcgGTATTAAGGATGGAGAACTTGGCAGAGAAAGATGAACTATCTAGTAGCCCAAGCCAAAAAAGTTAAGGATACATAAGAATGGTTGCCTGACTCCGTAAAAACCACCTCATCACCACCACATAATAGAACAGTCGAATTCCGTGGATAAATCTTTCCATTTACTTGGACAGTACCTTTACCCCCAGTAATTTCAAGGAGAGTCGCCGATGAACCTCCGCGCTGCACCAATAGCAGATAGGATGATATAAATGGTAAAAGATGATATGCCTGCCTTCGTTTCTACAATCTAAACCGAGAAACTTATAAATGCAAGCAAGTACACCAAAACATACCACAATGTGTTTGAGTTTACACAACACCACGCTAATAGATGGATCTGCAAGGCACAAATTGCACTGGCTGCCATGACCGACGATGAAAAGGCTATCCCGCATCAGCAAGTTGGGATTCTGCATAGAAGAG
This region of Eucalyptus grandis isolate ANBG69807.140 chromosome 8, ASM1654582v1, whole genome shotgun sequence genomic DNA includes:
- the LOC104456788 gene encoding uncharacterized protein LOC104456788 isoform X1, encoding MVETRRSASANKRPLSSPQNSSSSGSKRSKVGEGNLSEKADLGAKSGSESRDFGLRSSDRRSSDAEKATADACEAEKSPQPSGEIAIDGEKQNWQKKKSSKPTKKPKSAWGQLLSQCNQNPNLLMRDSLFIVGHGSQCNLCLADPSISVVLCKLKHIVRGGSSATLLEITGGKGTVQVNGKIYPRNSTVLLCGGDEVVFTESGNHSYVFQPFDDNVADVGIPSECILEAQGASMKELHIESRSEGPSAVSGASMLSLTDLQEDLSLLPPPGKSSPDVQCNTGIPIVPSVCDTSDNQNGEVEIRDSSNNDDARDVSTREKSVSPSAECNDENANLDGAGFDSRAPGDEKVPGAACELRPLWQMIGSPPNFDILSKIVEDRCEIRRKLLRNSDASLLKNNDMSSDSRTDWRKAFRESLEQAISDSDNIEVSFENFPYYLSDTTKNVLIASTYLRLKRSEFVKYSKDLPTLCPRILLSGPAGSEIYQETLTKALAKHFGARLLIVDSLLLPGDLMPKDVDSLKECVKSEKTSVHAKRAGQSSAVHHRKPTSSVEADITGGSIVGSRAQTKQEVSTATSKTYKFKKGDRVRFVGSAGLSSLQPLRGPSDGYRGKVVLAFEENENDAAKVGVRFDKPILEGNNLGEHCEKDHGFFCSANSLRLESSGGEETDSLAIDEIFEVALSASKSCPLVIFVKDVEKAVVASPDAGQVFRAKLENLPGNVVVIGSHIQLDSRKEKSHSGGLLFTKFAGNPTALLDLAFPDSFGRLHERGKESPKTMKQLARLFPNKVSIQLPQDEVLLLDWKQQLERDVETMRAQSNIASVRLVLNRSGMDCPDIETVCINDQTLTSESVEKIVGWALSHHFMCSSEAPVKDAKLVLSSESIRYGINIFQGIHNENKGSKKSLKDVVTENEFEKKLLTDVIPPTDIGVSFDDIGALENVKDTLKELVMLPLQRPELFSKGQLTKPCKGILLFGPPGTGKTMLAKAVATEAGANFINISMSSITSKWFGEGEKYVKAVFSLASKIAPSVIFVDEVDSMLGRRENPGEHEAMRKMKNEFMVNWDGLRTKDKERVLVLGATNRPFDLDEAVIRRFPRRLMVNLPDALNRERILKVILAKEELGSDIDFEAVAKMTEGYSGSDLKNLCVSAAHCPIREILDKEKKERTLAVAENRPLPSLYSGMDIRPLKMDDFKYAHEQVCASVSSDSTNMNELVQWNDLYGEGGTRKRTSLSYFM
- the LOC104456788 gene encoding uncharacterized protein LOC104456788 isoform X2, translated to MVETRRSASANKRPLSSPQNSSSSGSKRSKVGEGNLSEKADLGAKSGSESRDFGLRSSDRRSSDAEKATADACEAEKSPQPSGEIAIDGEKQNWQKKKSSKPTKKPKSAWGQLLSQCNQNPNLLMRDSLFIVGHGSQCNLCLADPSISVVLCKLKHIVRGGSSATLLEITGGKGTVQVNGKIYPRNSTVLLCGGDEVVFTESGNHSYVFQPFDDNVADVGIPSECILEAQGASMKELHIESRSEGPSAVSGASMLSLTDLQEDLSLLPPPGKSSPDVQCNTGIPIVPSVCDTSDNQNGEVEIRDSSNNDDARDVSTREKSVSPSAECNDENANLDGAGFDSRAPGDEKVPGAACELRPLWQMIGSPPNFDILSKIVEDRCEIRRKLLRNSDASLLKNNDMSSDSRTDWRKAFRESLEQAISDSDNIEVSFENFPYYLSDTTKNVLIASTYLRLKRSEFVKYSKDLPTLCPRILLSGPAGSEIYQETLTKALAKHFGARLLIVDSLLLPGDLMPKDVDSLKECVKSEKTSVHAKRAGQSSAVHHRKPTSSVEADITGGSIVGSRAQTKQEVSTATSKTYKFKKGDRVRFVGSAGLSSLQPLRGPSDGYRGNNLGEHCEKDHGFFCSANSLRLESSGGEETDSLAIDEIFEVALSASKSCPLVIFVKDVEKAVVASPDAGQVFRAKLENLPGNVVVIGSHIQLDSRKEKSHSGGLLFTKFAGNPTALLDLAFPDSFGRLHERGKESPKTMKQLARLFPNKVSIQLPQDEVLLLDWKQQLERDVETMRAQSNIASVRLVLNRSGMDCPDIETVCINDQTLTSESVEKIVGWALSHHFMCSSEAPVKDAKLVLSSESIRYGINIFQGIHNENKGSKKSLKDVVTENEFEKKLLTDVIPPTDIGVSFDDIGALENVKDTLKELVMLPLQRPELFSKGQLTKPCKGILLFGPPGTGKTMLAKAVATEAGANFINISMSSITSKWFGEGEKYVKAVFSLASKIAPSVIFVDEVDSMLGRRENPGEHEAMRKMKNEFMVNWDGLRTKDKERVLVLGATNRPFDLDEAVIRRFPRRLMVNLPDALNRERILKVILAKEELGSDIDFEAVAKMTEGYSGSDLKNLCVSAAHCPIREILDKEKKERTLAVAENRPLPSLYSGMDIRPLKMDDFKYAHEQVCASVSSDSTNMNELVQWNDLYGEGGTRKRTSLSYFM